From Treponema primitia ZAS-1, the proteins below share one genomic window:
- a CDS encoding ABC transporter substrate-binding protein, producing MKNKLSAIVLVLVVLALAGCGRKQTPGTVRVILDWTPNTNHTGLYVALEKGYYKEEGLEVEILQPPEDGAMVLVAAGNAEFAVGFQESLGPALAQDSAPLPVTAVAAIISHNTSGIISLKQAGILSPRDLSGKRYASWETPLVTEIIRTIVEDDGGDFGSIKMIPNFATDAFSALATDVDAIWIYYAWDGIAAEINGVGINYLDLGQINSNFDFYTPVLVTNDKYAAAKPDEVKKFLRATSRGYTFAIENPADAGAILLKHAPELDRDLVISSQEYLASRYQADAPRWGEIDPKRWAAFYGWMFDKGLLGKDIRNQGFTNQYLP from the coding sequence ATGAAAAACAAATTATCTGCAATTGTGCTTGTCCTCGTGGTCCTTGCCTTGGCGGGATGCGGAAGAAAGCAGACCCCCGGAACGGTCCGGGTGATACTGGACTGGACCCCAAACACGAACCATACCGGGCTCTACGTCGCCCTTGAGAAGGGCTACTACAAGGAAGAAGGGCTGGAGGTAGAAATACTGCAGCCGCCGGAGGACGGCGCCATGGTACTGGTGGCTGCGGGGAACGCCGAATTCGCCGTGGGCTTCCAGGAGTCCCTGGGACCGGCCCTTGCCCAGGACAGCGCCCCCCTGCCGGTGACCGCAGTGGCGGCTATCATCAGTCACAACACCAGCGGCATCATATCCCTGAAACAGGCGGGCATCCTGTCGCCACGGGACCTGTCGGGGAAGCGGTACGCCTCCTGGGAGACTCCCCTGGTAACGGAGATTATCCGCACCATCGTGGAGGATGACGGCGGGGACTTCGGTTCCATTAAAATGATCCCGAACTTTGCCACCGACGCCTTCTCTGCCCTGGCAACCGATGTGGACGCCATTTGGATATACTACGCCTGGGACGGTATCGCCGCGGAGATCAACGGGGTGGGTATTAACTATCTGGATCTGGGACAAATTAATTCAAACTTTGATTTTTACACCCCGGTCCTGGTGACCAACGACAAGTACGCCGCGGCCAAACCGGATGAGGTAAAAAAATTCCTCCGGGCAACGAGCCGGGGCTATACCTTCGCCATAGAAAACCCCGCCGATGCCGGGGCTATACTCCTGAAACACGCTCCGGAACTTGACCGGGACCTGGTCATCAGCAGCCAGGAATACCTGGCGAGCCGGTATCAGGCGGATGCCCCCCGGTGGGGCGAAATAGACCCTAAGCGCTGGGCCGCCTTCTACGGCTGGATGTTTGACAAGGGGCTCCTGGGAAAGGACATACGGAACCAGGGCTTTACCAACCAGTATTTACCCTGA
- a CDS encoding ABC transporter permease, with product MAKSHPGNWSAGIFIIVLILIWQGVAMAGLIPPYMLPSPVRVGLAFIGDFPLLMGHLGTTLFEALLGLLLSIAGAFFLALIMDANAFLKKSVTPVLLLTQTLPTIAIAPLLVLWMGYGVAPKITLIFLTCFFPLTIGLLGGFAQADADAIRLLQSMGAKRRQIYRYIKLPQALPSFFSGLRISASYSIIGAVISEWLGGSAGLGVYMTRVRKSYSFDRMFAVILLVAVLSLVLMKLVGELEKLTTPWRKGDSG from the coding sequence ATGGCTAAGAGCCATCCGGGGAATTGGTCCGCAGGTATATTCATTATTGTCCTGATCCTGATCTGGCAGGGGGTTGCCATGGCGGGGCTTATCCCCCCCTATATGCTCCCCAGCCCGGTCCGGGTGGGCCTTGCCTTTATCGGGGATTTCCCCCTGCTCATGGGGCACCTGGGGACCACCCTCTTTGAGGCGCTGCTGGGGCTGCTGCTGTCCATAGCCGGGGCTTTTTTTCTGGCCCTGATCATGGACGCCAACGCGTTCCTCAAAAAATCCGTTACCCCGGTGCTGCTCCTGACCCAGACCCTGCCCACCATCGCCATAGCCCCCCTCTTGGTACTCTGGATGGGCTACGGCGTAGCCCCGAAGATCACCCTGATCTTCCTGACCTGCTTTTTCCCCCTGACCATAGGTCTCCTGGGGGGCTTTGCCCAGGCGGACGCTGACGCCATCCGGCTCCTCCAGTCCATGGGGGCAAAGCGGCGTCAGATCTACCGGTACATCAAGCTGCCCCAGGCCCTGCCCTCCTTCTTTTCAGGGCTGAGGATTTCCGCTTCCTACTCCATCATCGGGGCGGTGATCTCTGAGTGGCTGGGTGGCAGCGCGGGGCTGGGGGTCTACATGACCAGGGTGCGGAAGTCCTACTCCTTTGACCGGATGTTCGCAGTAATACTGCTGGTAGCGGTCTTAAGCCTTGTCCTGATGAAGCTGGTGGGGGAACTGGAAAAGTTGACTACCCCCTGGCGAAAGGGGGATAGTGGATAG
- the rpmE gene encoding 50S ribosomal protein L31 has translation MKEGIHPKYELTKITCACGNVIETRSTSRDIKVEICSSCHPFFTGKQKLVDTAGRIERFRRKYNIKE, from the coding sequence ATGAAAGAAGGCATCCATCCCAAGTACGAACTGACCAAAATCACCTGCGCCTGTGGAAACGTTATCGAAACCCGCTCTACCTCCAGGGACATCAAGGTTGAAATCTGCTCCTCCTGCCACCCCTTCTTTACGGGTAAGCAGAAGTTGGTAGACACCGCCGGACGTATCGAACGGTTCCGCCGCAAGTACAATATCAAAGAGTAG
- a CDS encoding LPS-assembly protein LptD, with amino-acid sequence MSILFRRLSCTALLAFLLVPAVLPELSAQEAAAPEASALGDEAEETAPDETAAAVPESTVRVLTRDEEILELDIKTSTLSELAAWSRSLGLSEGGDRTALGNRLREYFKLDQVFPVVGGVEIEIGDGPKPPKIITIESARSTEYFTLDAVDEDYARLRGDVVISLKDGDSVHRIRAWELLYNRSRNLLSANGGVEYIKESGDTIETFRGESITVDLDNWSSIFMDGVSERSLSGDTTTYRFAGNIISRSDEEATVLAQAEISNASNPEALWSLKASKLWLLPGSDFAILNGFLKVGEIPVLYIPFFFFPADEIIFHPVLGYRSREGSFIQTTTYILGRPKASATSESSISKILGNSTDMEKTQHGIFLKSTGKKSRDPNTTRLSLLADAYANLGAYLGTELALPKKGIFNEYNFSLGFGFTRDVQLIEGNSIYTPFPDYDGVDHWNSSRVGGLDVPFRYRMTNDGALSGKYGAFSWSLPHYSDPYVNRDFLDRTEEMDYIAMLKQGGNIVDAEDALTKNVLGSYEWRLSGSSTLSLPILSPYITSITLSSLTSFVSFNYRTSQALANSLSPNKTFFYPDKFTIYSVSASISGTPLSLGSSQSSTRQSGTNTGAAAESEPEPEPDPFNGLGALRSPWETDEKKTTNSEKTNSMTLSPPTLSQRFDLPKSGGLNFSLAYQLSPTSASELKFRSDSINWKESEDIDWNEMSSILTSVRTDGSITFSLADVNNIVSNSLRFSGSGSWQEYSYINEEAEEYSSLSETERLPDQAKINAAKVRAMGQTSFTTSAEYITTIRPFYLSPIWSNTNLQYSVKGLIAKSELKTPVPDPIPPATSSSSPDPKDAYWDIIYGDWDKESLDSHRVAANIQALVMNKAQNLSVTAELPPEDTALTGDATMRVWLSETNFNGKIIDPYEDPIYDPLRLTETLTFTNAFKVSQNVVYEPEKDEFTSMSSTLFFYGFSASFTANYSTTYNLISSGSPGSEQWVWTQSADSSFQPREFKLGYNQTFKKDELWRKRLSFALTLNTGLTFDLQRFTNSSLNFGLSFTLGISKFIDITLGTTSGNGVIFRYFRDFPIFDVPDGLPMVGETNIFTDFVNSFRFDDDELRRSSGFKLKSFKLSLLHHLGDWNAKLDMTLSPYLPTGEREYNFNTEISFIVQWLPISEIKSEIIHNKDKFEFK; translated from the coding sequence ATGAGTATATTGTTTCGCCGTCTATCCTGCACAGCGCTTCTTGCTTTTCTCCTTGTTCCGGCTGTGTTGCCGGAGCTCTCGGCCCAGGAGGCTGCTGCCCCGGAAGCTTCGGCCCTGGGGGATGAAGCCGAAGAAACGGCGCCCGATGAAACTGCCGCCGCTGTTCCGGAATCCACGGTGAGAGTACTGACCAGGGATGAGGAGATCCTGGAACTGGATATAAAAACTTCTACCCTGTCGGAACTGGCCGCCTGGAGCCGAAGCTTGGGTTTGAGCGAGGGGGGCGACCGAACAGCCCTGGGTAACCGGCTTCGGGAGTATTTCAAGCTTGATCAGGTTTTTCCGGTGGTAGGGGGAGTTGAAATCGAAATTGGGGATGGCCCAAAACCGCCTAAGATTATTACCATAGAATCCGCCAGAAGTACCGAATACTTTACCCTGGATGCGGTGGACGAAGATTACGCCCGCCTCCGGGGGGATGTGGTTATCAGCCTGAAGGATGGTGATTCGGTCCACCGGATTAGGGCCTGGGAGCTTCTTTACAACCGGAGCCGTAACCTTTTATCCGCTAACGGGGGAGTGGAGTATATCAAAGAATCGGGGGATACCATCGAAACCTTCCGGGGGGAATCCATAACCGTGGACCTGGATAACTGGTCCAGTATTTTTATGGACGGTGTTTCGGAACGTTCCCTTTCGGGGGACACAACTACCTATCGCTTTGCGGGGAATATCATCTCCCGCAGCGATGAGGAAGCTACGGTGCTTGCCCAAGCGGAAATAAGCAACGCCAGTAATCCTGAAGCCCTGTGGTCCCTTAAGGCGAGCAAGCTTTGGCTTCTGCCGGGTTCGGATTTTGCAATCCTCAACGGCTTCCTTAAGGTTGGGGAAATACCGGTACTGTACATACCCTTTTTCTTCTTCCCCGCGGACGAGATTATCTTTCACCCCGTTCTTGGCTACCGTTCCCGGGAAGGGAGTTTTATCCAGACCACCACCTATATTTTAGGACGCCCCAAGGCATCCGCCACATCCGAAAGTTCTATCAGTAAAATTTTAGGTAATTCTACGGATATGGAAAAAACCCAGCATGGAATATTTCTAAAAAGCACCGGAAAAAAATCCCGGGACCCCAATACCACCAGACTTTCGCTCCTTGCGGACGCCTATGCCAATTTAGGCGCCTATTTGGGAACCGAGCTTGCCCTTCCTAAAAAAGGAATTTTTAATGAATACAATTTTTCCCTGGGGTTCGGCTTTACCCGGGATGTTCAACTTATAGAGGGTAATTCCATCTACACCCCCTTCCCGGATTACGATGGGGTTGATCATTGGAATTCATCCCGTGTTGGCGGCTTGGATGTGCCCTTCCGTTACAGGATGACCAACGATGGCGCCCTTTCGGGAAAGTACGGGGCCTTTTCCTGGAGCCTGCCCCACTATTCCGATCCCTATGTGAACAGGGACTTTCTGGACCGTACCGAAGAGATGGATTATATAGCGATGTTAAAACAGGGCGGTAATATCGTCGATGCGGAGGATGCGCTTACAAAAAATGTATTAGGCTCCTATGAATGGCGGCTGAGTGGTTCCTCCACCCTTTCCCTGCCCATACTGTCCCCGTATATCACCAGTATAACTCTTTCCAGTCTTACCAGTTTCGTATCCTTTAATTACCGTACATCCCAAGCCCTGGCAAATTCTTTGTCCCCGAATAAGACCTTTTTTTACCCCGATAAATTTACTATCTACTCCGTAAGCGCCAGTATTTCCGGCACCCCCCTGAGCCTGGGCAGCAGCCAGTCTTCCACACGTCAATCCGGAACGAATACCGGCGCCGCGGCGGAAAGCGAGCCGGAGCCGGAACCGGATCCTTTTAATGGGCTTGGGGCGCTCAGATCGCCCTGGGAGACGGATGAAAAGAAAACTACGAACAGTGAAAAAACAAACTCAATGACCCTGAGCCCTCCAACGCTTTCCCAGCGCTTTGATCTTCCCAAGTCCGGAGGTCTTAATTTTTCCCTTGCCTATCAGCTCAGCCCCACCAGCGCATCGGAACTTAAATTCCGTTCCGACAGCATAAATTGGAAGGAGAGCGAGGATATTGACTGGAATGAAATGTCATCCATATTGACCAGCGTCAGAACCGACGGCAGTATTACTTTTTCCCTGGCGGATGTGAATAACATCGTATCCAACAGCCTCCGGTTTTCCGGATCCGGCTCATGGCAGGAGTATTCTTATATCAATGAGGAAGCGGAGGAATATAGCTCCCTATCGGAGACAGAGCGCCTGCCGGACCAGGCAAAAATAAACGCAGCCAAAGTACGGGCCATGGGCCAAACATCCTTTACCACCTCTGCGGAATATATCACCACTATCCGGCCCTTTTACTTGAGCCCCATTTGGAGTAATACAAACCTCCAGTATTCTGTTAAAGGGCTTATCGCAAAGTCTGAACTGAAGACCCCCGTACCCGATCCAATACCCCCTGCAACCAGCTCGTCGTCCCCGGACCCAAAAGACGCCTATTGGGATATCATTTACGGAGACTGGGATAAGGAGAGCCTGGACAGCCATAGGGTGGCAGCGAATATTCAAGCATTGGTTATGAATAAGGCACAGAATCTGTCAGTTACCGCAGAACTGCCCCCGGAGGACACCGCCCTTACCGGGGATGCCACCATGAGGGTCTGGTTAAGCGAGACCAATTTTAACGGGAAGATCATTGATCCCTATGAAGATCCAATCTACGATCCCCTGCGGCTTACCGAAACCCTGACTTTTACTAATGCCTTTAAGGTTTCCCAGAATGTGGTTTACGAACCGGAAAAGGATGAATTTACCAGCATGAGTTCCACCCTATTCTTTTACGGATTTTCCGCTTCATTTACCGCAAACTATTCAACCACCTATAACCTTATTTCTTCCGGATCCCCGGGCAGTGAACAGTGGGTATGGACCCAGTCCGCAGATTCTTCATTTCAGCCCCGGGAATTCAAGCTGGGGTATAACCAAACCTTTAAAAAGGATGAGCTTTGGAGGAAACGGCTTAGTTTTGCCCTTACCCTCAATACCGGGCTTACCTTTGATTTACAGCGATTTACCAATTCCAGTCTTAACTTTGGTCTGAGTTTTACCCTGGGGATCTCCAAATTCATCGATATAACCCTGGGAACCACATCCGGTAATGGGGTAATATTCAGATATTTCCGGGATTTTCCCATCTTTGATGTGCCTGATGGCCTTCCCATGGTGGGAGAAACGAATATTTTTACGGATTTTGTTAATTCATTTAGATTTGACGATGATGAACTGCGGCGATCTTCGGGATTTAAGCTAAAATCCTTCAAACTATCCCTGCTGCACCATCTGGGAGACTGGAATGCCAAATTGGATATGACCCTATCCCCCTATCTGCCCACGGGGGAGCGGGAATATAATTTCAACACCGAAATATCTTTTATCGTACAATGGCTTCCCATAAGCGAAATCAAGTCCGAAATTATCCACAACAAGGATAAATTCGAATTTAAATAA
- a CDS encoding thiamine-binding protein, with product MEQPKASIAIQVLPKIGAAVKQPGDEVIRIVDKVIAYIKGTGLTTFVGPFETTVEGDFDKLMEIAKECQLICIREGAESVSAYIKTAYNPTAGVWSIDKKVTKHHG from the coding sequence ATGGAACAGCCTAAGGCAAGTATTGCGATTCAGGTGCTGCCCAAAATCGGGGCGGCGGTCAAACAACCGGGGGATGAGGTGATCCGCATTGTGGATAAGGTCATCGCCTATATCAAGGGCACGGGGCTCACCACCTTTGTAGGGCCCTTCGAGACCACCGTGGAGGGGGATTTCGATAAACTGATGGAGATAGCCAAGGAATGCCAGCTTATCTGCATCCGGGAGGGGGCGGAAAGCGTTTCCGCCTACATTAAAACCGCCTACAACCCCACCGCCGGGGTCTGGAGCATCGATAAGAAGGTAACCAAGCACCATGGCTAA
- a CDS encoding ABC transporter ATP-binding protein — MLFSCQGIVKRYNREAVVQDIDLELPQGGFVSLLGPSGVGKTTLFNVLAGVDRPDTGRVLLDGEDITGVSGRVSYMLQKDLLLEFRTVLDNVILPLVIRGTPRKEARSQAASFFPHFGIGGYEDKYPRELSGGMRQRAALLRTCMMKNPVILLDEPFSSLDAITRLKMQTWYQDIAAEMGLSTLFITHDVEEAVALSDRVYILNGKPGRITHCLDILPPRPRSHGFPTSTEFAGYKRTILEAIGL; from the coding sequence ATGCTTTTTTCCTGCCAGGGGATCGTCAAGCGGTATAACCGGGAGGCAGTGGTTCAGGATATAGACCTGGAACTGCCCCAGGGGGGCTTTGTGTCCCTCCTGGGCCCTTCCGGGGTGGGAAAGACCACCCTCTTCAATGTCCTTGCCGGCGTGGACCGTCCCGACACGGGCCGGGTACTCCTTGACGGGGAGGACATCACCGGCGTTTCCGGCAGGGTAAGCTATATGCTCCAGAAGGACCTGCTCCTGGAATTCCGCACCGTCCTGGACAACGTGATCCTCCCCCTGGTTATCCGGGGAACGCCCCGAAAGGAAGCCCGCTCCCAGGCGGCCTCCTTCTTCCCCCACTTCGGTATTGGGGGCTACGAGGATAAATACCCCCGGGAACTGTCCGGGGGTATGCGCCAGCGGGCGGCCCTGCTCCGTACCTGTATGATGAAGAACCCGGTGATACTCCTGGACGAACCCTTTTCATCCCTGGACGCCATCACCCGGCTTAAAATGCAGACCTGGTACCAGGATATTGCCGCCGAAATGGGCCTCTCCACCCTCTTTATCACCCACGATGTGGAGGAGGCGGTAGCCCTCTCGGACCGGGTCTATATCCTCAACGGCAAACCCGGCCGGATAACCCACTGCCTGGATATCCTGCCCCCCCGCCCCCGTTCCCACGGCTTCCCCACATCCACGGAATTCGCCGGGTATAAACGGACCATACTGGAGGCGATTGGGCTGTAG
- the uvrA gene encoding excinuclease ABC subunit UvrA, which translates to MDKLIIKGAREHNLKNIDLELPRDKLIVISGLSGSGKSSLAFDTIFAEGQRRYVESLSAYARQFLGRMDKPDLDYIEGLSPAISIEQKTTHRNPRSTVGTVTEIYDYYRLLYARIGVPHCPQCGREIREQPVDQIIDTIMQMGEGTRVQLLAPVIRGKKGEHQKIIEDAKKAGFVRARIDGLLISLDDDGAIKLDKQKKHSIEIVVDRLVIGPDIRSRLAESVEAALNAADGIMLVLQQGGSGDKTGAREKSGASGGGSSVEHFFSQKNACPDCGISIPELQPRLFSFNNPYGACPSCSGLGAKLEFDPSLVIPNPSLSFNEGGVAPYNPDSAWHRSRFESLAKHYKFSLDTPIKELPKKVRDAILYGSKEEIKVKYVNRDKTGKFEYQSRFPGVLEDLKRRYLETQSEGMKEWFEKFMSQKPCEDCGGKRLKPEALGVTVGGKGIWDITSLSVIDTMKFFDAIKFTKNERKIANQILKEINARLGFMKNVGLDYLTLERKSATLSGGEAQRIRLATQIGSSLVGVLYILDEPSIGLHQRDNQRLIDTLLYLRNLGNTLIVVEHDEQTLRTADYIVDLGPGAGVHGGEVVAQGTPKEVMEIEQSLTGQYLAGKLTMEVPQKRREGNGNFIRLKGVREHNLKNIDVEIPLGMFTCITGVSGSGKSTLLSDVLYPALSNQVYGSSHIEGDYDELEGAEFIDKVIDIDQSPIGRTPRSNPATYVGVFSGIRDLFASLPEAKMRGYKPGRFSFNVRGGRCENCSGDGTIRIEMNFLPDVYITCDVCHGQRFNKETLEIRYKGKNIADVLDMTIEEAAEFFSYIPHVARKMDTLLSVGLGYVKLGQSALTLSGGEAQRVKLALELSKRSTGRTLYILDEPTTGLHFADVKQLMGVIQRLADQGNTVVMIEHNLDVLLQADHLIDLGPEGGDRGGELVTTGTPEELAAHTRSYTGMYIKELLERRPRRRVSRRK; encoded by the coding sequence ATGGACAAGCTCATCATCAAGGGAGCCCGGGAACACAATCTAAAAAATATCGATTTGGAACTTCCCCGGGACAAGTTAATCGTTATTTCCGGCCTTTCCGGGTCCGGGAAGAGTTCCCTGGCCTTTGACACCATCTTTGCCGAGGGGCAGCGGCGGTATGTGGAAAGCCTCTCCGCCTATGCCCGGCAGTTCCTGGGGCGTATGGACAAGCCCGACCTGGACTATATCGAAGGGCTTTCCCCGGCTATTTCTATAGAACAGAAGACCACCCACCGTAACCCCCGGTCCACCGTGGGGACGGTAACTGAAATCTACGACTACTACCGGCTTCTCTACGCCCGGATTGGGGTTCCCCATTGCCCCCAGTGCGGCAGGGAGATACGGGAACAGCCGGTGGACCAGATCATCGACACCATCATGCAGATGGGGGAGGGGACCCGGGTTCAGCTTCTGGCGCCGGTCATACGGGGCAAGAAGGGGGAGCACCAGAAGATTATCGAGGATGCCAAAAAGGCGGGCTTTGTCCGGGCGCGGATCGACGGTCTTCTGATAAGCCTGGACGACGACGGCGCGATCAAGCTGGATAAGCAGAAGAAGCATAGTATCGAGATTGTGGTGGACCGCCTGGTCATAGGGCCGGATATCCGGTCCCGGCTGGCGGAGTCCGTGGAAGCCGCCCTAAACGCCGCGGACGGGATCATGCTGGTACTCCAACAGGGCGGTTCCGGCGATAAAACCGGCGCCAGGGAAAAATCCGGCGCTTCCGGCGGCGGCTCTTCGGTGGAACATTTTTTCAGCCAGAAGAACGCCTGCCCGGACTGCGGAATCTCCATCCCGGAACTTCAGCCCCGGCTGTTTTCCTTTAACAACCCCTATGGGGCCTGCCCCAGTTGCTCCGGCCTGGGGGCCAAGCTGGAATTCGATCCCAGCCTGGTGATCCCTAACCCATCCCTGTCCTTTAACGAAGGCGGGGTGGCGCCCTATAACCCGGACAGCGCCTGGCACCGCAGCCGCTTTGAAAGCCTGGCCAAGCACTACAAGTTCAGCCTGGATACCCCCATTAAGGAGCTGCCCAAGAAGGTGCGGGACGCCATACTCTACGGCAGTAAGGAAGAGATAAAGGTTAAGTACGTAAACCGGGATAAGACCGGTAAGTTTGAATACCAGTCGAGGTTTCCCGGTGTGCTGGAGGACCTGAAGCGGCGTTACCTGGAAACCCAGTCCGAGGGTATGAAGGAATGGTTTGAAAAGTTCATGAGCCAGAAGCCCTGCGAGGACTGCGGCGGCAAGCGGCTGAAGCCGGAAGCGCTGGGCGTTACCGTGGGGGGCAAAGGCATTTGGGATATCACCAGCCTTTCGGTGATCGATACCATGAAATTTTTCGACGCCATCAAATTTACGAAGAACGAACGGAAGATTGCCAACCAAATATTGAAGGAAATTAATGCCCGGCTGGGGTTTATGAAGAACGTGGGACTGGACTACCTGACCCTGGAACGGAAGTCCGCCACCCTGTCCGGCGGAGAGGCCCAGCGGATACGGCTGGCCACCCAGATTGGTTCCAGCCTGGTGGGGGTACTGTATATCCTGGACGAGCCCTCCATCGGCCTCCACCAGCGGGATAACCAGCGGCTTATCGATACCTTGCTCTACCTGCGTAACCTGGGGAATACCCTGATCGTGGTGGAGCACGACGAGCAGACCCTGCGTACCGCCGACTATATCGTAGACCTGGGGCCCGGCGCGGGGGTTCACGGCGGTGAAGTGGTGGCCCAGGGTACGCCGAAAGAGGTGATGGAGATAGAGCAGAGCCTTACCGGCCAGTACCTGGCGGGGAAGCTCACCATGGAGGTACCCCAAAAGCGGCGGGAGGGGAACGGGAACTTCATACGCTTAAAGGGAGTGCGGGAACACAACCTGAAAAATATCGACGTGGAAATACCCCTGGGGATGTTTACCTGCATCACCGGGGTGTCCGGCTCCGGGAAGTCCACCCTGTTAAGCGATGTGCTGTACCCCGCCCTGTCCAACCAGGTCTATGGGTCCAGCCACATTGAAGGGGACTACGATGAGCTTGAAGGGGCGGAGTTTATCGACAAGGTAATCGACATCGATCAAAGTCCCATAGGCAGAACCCCCCGGTCCAATCCGGCAACCTATGTGGGGGTCTTTTCGGGCATACGGGACCTCTTTGCCAGCCTCCCGGAGGCCAAGATGCGGGGCTATAAGCCCGGGCGTTTCTCCTTCAATGTCCGGGGCGGCCGCTGCGAAAACTGTTCCGGAGACGGGACTATCAGAATCGAGATGAACTTCCTCCCGGATGTGTACATTACCTGCGATGTGTGCCACGGCCAACGCTTCAACAAGGAAACCCTGGAGATACGCTATAAAGGTAAGAATATTGCGGATGTACTGGACATGACCATTGAGGAAGCGGCGGAGTTTTTTTCCTACATACCCCATGTAGCCCGGAAGATGGATACCCTCCTTTCGGTGGGCCTGGGCTACGTTAAGCTGGGCCAGTCCGCCCTTACCCTGTCCGGCGGGGAAGCCCAGCGGGTAAAGCTGGCCCTGGAGCTTTCCAAACGATCCACCGGCAGGACCCTCTATATCCTGGACGAACCCACCACGGGGCTCCACTTCGCCGATGTTAAGCAGCTTATGGGGGTAATCCAGCGCCTGGCGGATCAGGGTAATACGGTGGTGATGATAGAACATAACCTGGACGTGCTGCTCCAGGCGGATCACCTCATCGACCTGGGACCCGAGGGGGGCGACCGGGGAGGGGAGTTGGTGACCACCGGTACGCCGGAGGAGCTTGCAGCCCATACGCGATCCTACACGGGAATGTATATCAAGGAGCTTTTGGAACGGCGTCCGCGCCGGCGGGTTTCCCGGCGGAAATGA
- a CDS encoding flavodoxin family protein, producing the protein MKTIAINGSPRKGWNTHILVEEALKGAASKGSETELVNLYDLNFKGCISCFACKQRGGKSLGRCAAGDDLKPVLDRIHTCDALIIGSPIYISEVTAAVRALFERLTFQYITYSKDRKTFFTRRVPTALIYTMNVSESAIESMGYAEKFKFYEDRFNQIIGPAKTLVSTETWQTTDYSKYEMTMFDGEARKKRRDEIFPQDKQKAFELGAGLI; encoded by the coding sequence ATGAAAACAATAGCTATTAACGGCAGCCCCCGCAAGGGCTGGAACACCCATATTTTGGTGGAGGAAGCCCTGAAGGGCGCTGCCTCCAAAGGCTCTGAGACGGAACTGGTCAACCTGTACGACCTGAACTTTAAGGGCTGTATCAGCTGCTTTGCCTGTAAACAACGGGGCGGCAAGAGCCTGGGCCGTTGCGCCGCCGGGGACGATTTAAAGCCGGTTCTGGACCGTATTCATACCTGCGATGCCCTTATCATCGGTTCCCCTATCTATATTTCTGAGGTCACCGCCGCCGTTCGGGCCCTTTTCGAACGGCTCACCTTCCAGTACATCACCTACAGCAAGGACAGAAAAACTTTTTTTACCCGCCGGGTCCCCACCGCCCTGATCTATACCATGAACGTAAGCGAATCGGCCATAGAATCCATGGGGTATGCGGAAAAATTCAAGTTTTATGAGGATCGCTTTAACCAGATCATCGGCCCGGCAAAAACCCTGGTCTCCACCGAAACATGGCAAACCACGGACTACTCCAAGTACGAGATGACCATGTTCGACGGCGAGGCCCGGAAAAAACGCCGGGACGAGATTTTCCCCCAGGATAAGCAAAAGGCCTTTGAACTTGGAGCGGGGCTGATCTAG